One part of the Lachnospiraceae bacterium JLR.KK002 genome encodes these proteins:
- a CDS encoding cytidine deaminase, whose product MKYRELIVQAAAAKESAYAPYSNFRVGAALLAKSGRIYTGCNIENVSFSATNCAERTAIFKAVSEGEREFEAIVINGDNHDYLAPCGICRQVLAEFCDFDTFSVILANDEEDYRVMTLGELFPGPFRKEDLKPCEPA is encoded by the coding sequence ATGAAGTATCGGGAACTGATTGTTCAGGCGGCTGCCGCGAAAGAATCTGCCTATGCACCCTATTCAAATTTCCGTGTGGGTGCCGCGCTGCTTGCAAAAAGCGGCAGAATTTATACAGGCTGCAATATTGAGAACGTGAGTTTTTCGGCTACAAACTGTGCGGAGCGCACTGCCATATTCAAGGCGGTATCCGAAGGGGAACGGGAATTTGAGGCCATTGTTATCAATGGAGACAATCATGATTATCTGGCTCCCTGCGGAATCTGCAGACAGGTTCTGGCAGAGTTCTGCGATTTCGACACATTTTCGGTGATTCTGGCCAATGATGAGGAGGATTACCGCGTCATGACTCTGGGTGAACTGTTTCCGGGCCCTTTCCGGAAAGAAGACCTGAAGCCATGCGAACCGGCATAA
- a CDS encoding IS110 family transposase, which translates to MISVGIDVSKEKSTVCILKPYGEVVSRPFEVCHVEKELSELTSMLLRLNDDIRVVMEATGIYHLPVLSYLKEKGLFVAVINPFEMKEYRCQGLRRVKTDKQDAITISNYGIDHWYRLKDYEAEESVYAELKLLGRQYRHYMRMRVESVLELTHLLDYTMPGIKTLLKGWNETNGKDKLGDFAEEYWHYDNITKKPEEQFIESYLKWAKEKGYHQSQDKAVKIYALAKEGIPTVPSDTPSTKMLVQEAVRVLREVDNTLMTILTQMQALAKSLPEYPVVRAMGGVGNVLAPKLIAEIGDVRRFHSGKALIAHAGIDAPPYQSGQFMGTERKISKRGSSSLRKIGYEVMRCLKTHKEPADAAVYRFILKKEKEGKSKRAAKIAGLNKFLRIYYARVMEVYQK; encoded by the coding sequence ATGATAAGTGTAGGAATTGATGTGTCAAAAGAAAAAAGTACCGTATGTATCTTAAAGCCTTATGGTGAGGTTGTGAGCAGGCCTTTTGAAGTCTGTCATGTGGAGAAAGAACTGTCCGAACTGACTTCCATGCTGCTGCGTCTGAATGATGACATCCGTGTGGTCATGGAAGCTACTGGGATCTACCATCTGCCTGTATTAAGCTATCTGAAAGAAAAAGGGCTGTTTGTGGCAGTGATTAATCCATTTGAGATGAAGGAATACCGCTGTCAGGGGTTAAGACGTGTGAAAACGGATAAGCAGGATGCCATTACAATCTCTAACTATGGGATTGACCATTGGTACAGGCTGAAGGACTATGAGGCAGAAGAAAGCGTCTATGCGGAGCTGAAGCTTTTGGGAAGGCAGTACCGTCACTATATGCGGATGCGTGTGGAGAGCGTGTTGGAACTGACTCATCTTCTGGACTATACGATGCCTGGGATCAAAACGCTGCTGAAAGGCTGGAATGAAACAAATGGGAAAGATAAGCTGGGGGATTTTGCGGAAGAATACTGGCATTATGACAATATCACGAAGAAACCGGAGGAACAGTTTATAGAGAGCTATCTGAAATGGGCAAAAGAGAAGGGATACCATCAGAGCCAGGATAAAGCCGTCAAGATCTATGCACTGGCAAAAGAAGGCATCCCCACAGTACCCTCCGATACCCCATCGACCAAAATGCTGGTACAGGAGGCAGTACGGGTGTTACGAGAAGTCGATAACACTCTGATGACCATTCTAACACAGATGCAGGCATTAGCCAAGAGTCTGCCGGAATATCCGGTTGTCAGGGCAATGGGAGGTGTTGGAAATGTCCTTGCGCCTAAATTGATTGCAGAGATTGGGGATGTGAGAAGATTCCATAGCGGAAAAGCCCTGATAGCCCACGCAGGAATCGACGCGCCGCCCTATCAGTCAGGGCAGTTTATGGGGACAGAGAGGAAAATATCCAAGAGAGGTTCTTCCAGCCTGCGAAAGATTGGATATGAAGTGATGAGATGTCTGAAAACCCATAAAGAGCCAGCAGACGCAGCAGTGTATAGATTTATTTTGAAGAAAGAAAAAGAAGGAAAGTCAAAACGTGCAGCAAAAATAGCGGGATTAAATAAATTCCTTAGGATTTATTATGCACGTGTGATGGAAGTATACCAGAAGTAA
- a CDS encoding phosphoenolpyruvate carboxykinase (ATP) translates to MATKAYYPRTEIGPNKVGFSKTRSIIEAAFYGNNVVKVNTLKEAYELAKNSPGTVVTDMPVYRGEEFGLEPDAKVLLFNDGSITGRYAPARRITGKPGVNTTELDKILMDAVYDTRWKTMYHAEVFIGLDPEFMVKAHLLIPEGEENLLYSWMLNFQYMSDNYVKMYKSSKLYENEPDIYIFSDPQWVGTDKTDISDPNCLCYFNTDTNCAGILGMRYFGEHKKGTLTLAWALANRNGYASCHGGQKEYTLEDGSKYVAAVFGLSGSGKSTLTHAKHNNKYPSIKVLHDDAFIINAETCSSVALEPTYFDKTADYPTACEDNKFLLTAQNCSATLDEDGKVVLVTEDVRNGNGRAIKSKLWSPNRVDKIEAPVNAIFWIMKDPTIPPVVKLKGASLASVMGATLATKRSTAERLAAGVDPNALVVEPYANPFRTYPLVNDYEKFKSLVETKNVDCYIINTGEFMGKKVQPKDTLGVLEAIVEKKADFKPWGPFSDIEIFEWEGFVPNLSDKDYIEQLKARMQDRLNYVTNLDEAEGGFNKLPEDAAAAIKKVVDEANTL, encoded by the coding sequence ATGGCAACAAAGGCATATTATCCAAGAACAGAGATCGGGCCCAATAAGGTTGGTTTTTCAAAGACCCGTTCTATTATTGAAGCCGCATTTTACGGCAACAATGTAGTGAAGGTAAATACCCTGAAGGAAGCATATGAGCTTGCGAAGAATTCTCCGGGAACTGTTGTAACAGACATGCCTGTATACAGAGGCGAAGAATTTGGTCTTGAGCCGGATGCGAAGGTATTGCTGTTCAATGACGGTTCTATCACAGGACGTTATGCGCCTGCTAGAAGAATTACCGGCAAGCCGGGTGTTAATACCACGGAACTGGATAAGATTCTGATGGATGCAGTTTATGATACCAGATGGAAAACCATGTATCATGCGGAAGTATTTATCGGTCTTGATCCGGAATTTATGGTAAAGGCACATCTGCTGATTCCGGAAGGAGAAGAGAACCTCCTTTACTCCTGGATGCTGAACTTCCAGTATATGTCTGACAATTATGTAAAGATGTACAAATCATCCAAACTGTATGAGAACGAGCCGGATATTTACATTTTCTCTGATCCTCAGTGGGTTGGAACAGATAAGACTGACATTTCAGACCCCAACTGCCTGTGCTATTTCAATACGGATACCAACTGCGCAGGAATCCTGGGTATGAGATATTTCGGAGAGCATAAGAAAGGAACACTGACACTGGCATGGGCCCTTGCGAACAGAAACGGTTACGCTTCCTGCCATGGCGGACAGAAGGAATATACACTGGAAGATGGCTCCAAGTATGTTGCCGCAGTATTCGGATTATCCGGTTCCGGCAAATCTACTCTGACACATGCAAAACACAACAACAAATATCCGTCTATCAAAGTGCTTCACGACGATGCATTTATCATCAATGCAGAGACATGTTCTTCCGTGGCATTAGAGCCTACTTACTTTGACAAGACCGCAGATTATCCCACTGCATGTGAGGACAACAAATTCCTGCTGACAGCTCAGAACTGTTCCGCAACTCTGGATGAGGACGGAAAGGTCGTTCTGGTAACAGAAGATGTACGTAACGGTAACGGACGTGCCATCAAGTCCAAATTATGGTCACCGAACCGTGTGGATAAGATTGAAGCTCCGGTAAATGCAATCTTCTGGATTATGAAAGACCCCACCATTCCGCCGGTAGTAAAATTAAAGGGAGCTTCCCTTGCTTCCGTTATGGGTGCAACCCTTGCAACCAAGCGGTCCACTGCCGAGAGACTTGCAGCAGGCGTAGACCCCAACGCACTGGTGGTAGAGCCTTATGCGAACCCATTCCGTACTTATCCGCTGGTAAACGATTATGAGAAGTTCAAATCTCTGGTGGAAACCAAGAATGTAGACTGCTACATTATCAATACCGGTGAATTTATGGGCAAGAAAGTTCAGCCGAAGGATACCCTGGGTGTTCTGGAAGCTATCGTTGAAAAGAAAGCAGATTTCAAACCATGGGGACCGTTCTCCGATATTGAAATCTTTGAATGGGAAGGATTTGTTCCGAATCTGTCTGACAAAGATTATATTGAGCAGTTAAAAGCACGTATGCAGGACAGACTGAATTATGTGACAAACCTTGACGAAGCAGAAGGCGGATTTAACAAGCTGCCGGAAGACGCTGCTGCCGCAATTAAGAAAGTGGTAGACGAGGCAAATACTTTATAA